The DNA window CCGATTACTTCCGGCCGTAAAAAAAGCTGGAGTACAATTAGTTTCCGGAGCTGGATATAACTCAGGTTTTATAGCGGGTAGAGATCGTTACAATTATAAAGATGTTATTCCTAAAGGAATGACTGAAAAACGTGATAGGATAGCCAAAATAGCAAAAAAATACGATACAAATATTATTCATGCTGCTCTGCAGTTTGTTTTAGCTGCTGATGAGTTTGCTGCTATTATTCCCGGAGCCAGTAAACCGGATCAGGTAAAGGATAATATGAATGGATTAAATGCAGTTATTCCACCTGACTTCTGGAATGAATTAAAATCTGAAGGCCTCATTTATGAAAAAGTCCAAACTACTGATTATCAATAGAATTTTAATTTTAAAATAATACCAAGCCTCCTATAATAGGAGGTTTTATATTGAAGCAAAGAAGATATCATTGCATCAGCCATTAAGTAATTACTTGTTCATAAATAGAATAAAAAAAAACAATCTTTTTTATAGTGTTAATATATCCTAATGTTCATTCATCATTTCTTTTTTTGGGGTAACTTAGAGGTATTATTAAAACAACAGAAATGAACACCCCAAACGCAAAATCTGTACAAGAGCTCACTATTGATGGAAAATCTTATCACTACAGTTCTTTAAAAAACCTTCCGGAAACTGTGGATCATCTGCCATTCAGCATTCGTATTCTTTTAGAAAATGTACTAAGGAATTATGATGGTTTTGGTATTACAAATGAACATATAGATACCTTACTCCAATGGACACCTGCTCCTAATGATAAAGATATTCCATTTAAACCCGCCAGGATTTTAATGCAGGACTTTACAGGAGTACCGGCAGTAGTAGACATGGCCTCTTTGCGTTCAGAATTTGTGAGACAGGGAAAAGACGGACAAAAGATAAACCCTGCTATTCCTGTGGATCTGGTTATAGACCATTCCGTTCAGGTAGATTATTTTGGAACCGATTACTCTTATGATAAAAATGTAGAACTTGAGTTTGAAAGAAATAAGGAGCGGTATGAGGTTCTAAAATGGGCTCAACACGGACTGAATAATTTCACCGTAGTCCCTCCCGGAATGGGGATATGCCATCAGGTTAATCTGGAATATTTAGCAAAAGGAGTCATCAGCAAGGATGAGTGGCTTTTCCCTGATACTTTAGTAGGAACCGATTCTCATACCCCAATGGTGAACGGAATTGGAGTGATTGCATGGGGTGTTGGTGGTATAGAAGCAGAAGCAGCCATGCTGGGACAGCCTATTTTCTTTACTTGCCCAGAGGTTGTAGGTTTAAAACTGACAGGAAAAATTCCGGATCATTGTACCGCAACAGATATGGTACTTTCTATTACTAAAATTTTAAGAGATAAAGGTGTTGTAGGCAAGTTTGTTGAAGTTTTTGGTGATGGGCTGGATCATTTAACAGTAACTGACCGTGCAACGATTTCCAATATGTCACCTGAATTTGGATGTACTGTTACGTATTTCCCTATTGATACGCGGACTTTGGAATATATGCACGCCACCAACCGTTCTCCGGAACAGATCAAAATTGTTGAAGAATATTGCAAAGAAAATCTTTTGTGGAGAACAGGAAAAGAAGAAATCAAATACTCTTCTGTAGCAGAACTTGATCTATCGACTTTAGAACCTACAGTATCCGGTCCTAAGCGTCCACAGGATAAGATTTTAGTTAAAGATCTCAGTCAGAGATTTTCAGAAGTTTTAAAGGATGAACATCACCGTAATTACGAACCTATCTCCAAACGAACAGAATATGCCTGGCTAGCTGATGGCGGGTCAGGAACAGAATTTACTTTTGGTAAAGTCCCTATTGAAGGCGAAATCCATTCAGAAGTCATTCAGGATTCTTTGCGAACCGTAAGGATTAAACAAAATAATTCAGAATTTGTATTGAGTGACGGAAGTATTGTGATTGCCGCTATTACCAGTTGCACCAATACATCAAACCCTGCTGTTATGGTAGGTGCCGGACTTTTAGCTAGAAATGCCATAGAAAAAGGACTTAGGACAAAGTCATGGGTAAAAACCTCTCTGGCACCAGGCTCTAAAGTAGTGACCAAATATTTGGAAAGATCGGGTTTAAATACAGATCTTGAGGCACTTCGTTTTCATACCGTCGGTTATGGATGTACTTCATGTATCGGAAATTCAGGACCACTTCCACCTGCTATTGCAACAGCGGTTGATAATGGAGAACTAGTGGTAGCCTCCGTATTATCCGGAAACAGAAATTTTGAAGCAAGGGTACACCCACAAGTGAAAATGAACTTCCTAATGTCCCCGATGTTGGTGGTTGCTTATGCTTTGGTAGGGCACGTGGACATTAACTTAATTACAGACCCTCTGGACTATGATCCAAACGGACAACCTGTTTATTTAAAAGACATCTGGCCTTCAAGGGAAGAGATTCAAAAAACAATTAATGAATGCATGAAACAGGACGACTTTGAAGAAGTATATAATGTGATCTTCGATGGTTCGGAGGATTGGCAAGACCTGGAAGTTAATCTGGATCAGAATTTTGAATGGAACAAAAACTCAACGTACATCAAAGAGGCTCCTTTTTTTGAAAACATAAAAGCTGATCCTGATGTTGTAACCGATATAAAAAATGCAAGAGTTCTCTTATACCTTGGAGATTCCGTAACCACCGATCATATTTCACCTGCCGGATCATTTAAAGAAGATTCTGCTGCAGGAAGCTATTTGAAGAGTAATAACGTGAACAAAGAGGATTTTAATTCCTATGGATCCAGAAGAGGAAATCATGAAGTAATGATGCGTGGAACTTTTGCCAATGTAAGGATAAAAAACAAAATAGCTGATAAAGAAGGTGGATATAGCCGTTATTTACCAACAGGAGAGGTTAAAACCGTCTTTGATACAGCGATGCAATATCAAAATGATCACACCCCGTTGATTATTTTAGCAGGTAAAGAATATGGCTCCGGTTCTTCCCGTGACTGGGCAGCAAAAGGTACTTTTCTACTCGGAGTAACAGCCGTAATTGCTGAAAGTTTTGAACGTATTCACAGAAGTAACCTTGTTGGAATGGGCGTTGCTCCATTGGTTTTCAATGATGGAGAAAGTGCATTATTATTAGGATTAGATGGAACAGAAACGTATACCATTACTGGCTTAGAGGAAAATTTAACCCCTCATAAAATGCTTAATGTAAAAGCTGTTCATCCATCTGGAAAAGAAACCGTATTCACGGTTAAGGCCAGACTGGATTCGGCAATAGAAATTGAATATTATAAAAACCAAGGGATTTTACAATATGTTTTGAGGGATTATTTAAAAAATAACTAATCTCCGGAATCAGGACTACACGATATGAAAACAAGTGCTGGCATCTTACTATTTAAAAAGGAAAATAACGATCTGTTTTATTTTCTGGTTCATCCGGGAGGTCCCTTCTGGAAGAATAAAGATAATGGTGCCTGGTCCATTCCCAAAGGCGAAATAGAACAGGATGAAGATCCTTTGGAACGGGCTCTTGTAGAGTTTAAAGAAGAAACCGGACAGTCTGTAAAAGGAGAATTCATCGAATTGTCTCCGATCCGGCAGAAAGGAGGGAAAACAGTATATGCCTGGGCTGTAGAAGGCAATGTAGAAACAGCCCGGCTTTTCAGTAATTCTGTAGAGATAGAATGGCCGCCAAGATCAGGAAAACTTATTGAAATACCGGAAGTAGATCAGTGGAAATGGTTTGGTTCGGAAGAAGCGAAGATCCGTATTAATATAGCACAAGCAGGATTATTATCAGAATTGGAAGAACTAATAACAAAAGAAAAGTAAGATTCTTACAGCTCTTTAATTAATCGAAAAGTGAGATTGATCCGGGGTTGCATCGGTTTTACTGATTTAGCGATCCGATGTTCCCAATGAAGCTGTAGGTCACCTTTCATAATCAGTAATGAGCCGTGTGAAAGGGCTAAGCTGTATTTTACCTGATGATCATCAAATTTACGGAAATCAAAATTCCTGACCTGCCCCAGACTAAGGGAAGCAATCACAGGTCTGTTACCAAATCTACTATCTCTATCCCGGTGCCACGCTACAGAATCGTTCCCGTTACGGTATAAGTTTAACAATACAGAATTGAATGTATATCCTGAAAAATGCTCTAAACGGTTTTTTAGTGCCAGTAATTCAGAAGTCCATGGATTGACCACAACACGGGTTCCACTCAATTGATAGGCTTTGCCCTCATCTCCATACCATGCCGTCAGACGGGGAGTCAGAACCTCTTTGTCGTACATCTTCTGAGTAGTCTGTATCCATGGAGTGGTTTCCATTAAAAACACTTTAAGCGCTGTCGCTTCGTTTTCCGGTAAAAAATCATCTGTATATTCCAGTAACTCCTGTGGAAACTGATAATATTCGTCTGCATCAAATAAACTTAGCTGATCCATGGTAAAAAATTATCCTTTATTGCAGGGTGATTCTGTCTGCAATAAAGGATATTAATATTTTTTAATCAAGAGGTTTTCTGCCTGAAATAATATTGTAAAGAACTACAATAATGGCAATAACCAATAAAACATGAACTAAATAACCTGTACTGATTCCCGGTATGATGTTTAACATTCCTAAAAGCCAAACAACAATACAAATAACTGCTACTAACCATAATAAACTTCTCATAATTGTAATTTTTTTTAATTATTATTAATTAAGATAAAGCATACTTTATGCTTCGTATGATAAACAAATGCTGTTTACGTATTACTTCAAATATTCTTTGTCGATTGAGAATACCTGTAAAATAATCAGTGTAAGCAAGAAACCCTGCTACCTGTTTTTATCCTCAACACCGTCTTTTCTAAAACTGACCACCTCATATTCATCATCTGAGCAAAACTTTTTGCAACTTTCGTCACTAAAGGTTTTTGGGCTGTCCATAAAAGCTTTAATATGCTTTTGACTTTCGTCAGTATTAGCTGGCGTAATGATGATGTGATAATCCTTTAACACTGTTTCATCAGCTTTTTTTAAAGCCTCTTTTTTATGTTGAACCGCTTCATTATATTTCATATCACCTATATTTATTATTTTTCAAAAATAATTCTGCCATCAAATGGCTCACTCCAACTTATAAAAATACTATCCTCGAATCTTCTGATGATAACCTGTATAACTTCATAGCTTCCATCTTCATTTTTTTTCTCTACCGTTAAATCAGAACCTTCTCCAATTTCTCCTTTTTTATATTCAACCTGATACAGGTTGTTATCAGTCGGTACAAAATCTTCTTTATGTAAATCTTGATGTGCCATAATAAGTTAGAATTTGATTGATATAAAGAATAAATTGTGCCATTTTACTCAAAAACATTATTTATTTTCATATTTAACATCAAATATTTATGGTATTATTATATTAAATAAAATTTTGACGAACCAGGTATATCTCCTGATAAATTTGATATTCAAATATTTACAACAATTCCTTTTAATCCTTTTAGTGGATTTATCAACTGTGGATTTTTATCCGAAAATTTATTACAATTCCGAAAATTTTTTATTCAAATCTTTAATATCTTTCCGTAATTCCAGAAACATATCTTTCACATTTTGGGTATTATTTTCAGTTTCAAATTCCTGGGTAGAAATACTACACGCATATTCCCAGATTTCCAATACATCATTCAGAAGAATGTCATACGGCTCATAAAACGGATTATCAGCACCGACATGAATTGTATTTTCTTTTCTGGATTTAAATCTTTTATAGGTAATACCATCATTCAGCGTTACGAAAATGTATGTTTTATCAGCTTTTAGATCTTCTGTTTTTTCAATATATTTTCCGACAATATAAGCGCCATCTTTAAAAGGGGGCATAGAATCTCCTTCTACAGGAAAAGCCCTGTATTTTCCGTTGGTAAGAAAGGGTAACGAAATATTCTGCAGGCTTTCGATATAACCGGGATCTGTATATCCGGACAGATATCCCATCGATGCTTTTTGAGGAATGATTTCAATACTGTTATTCCCGGATTGATCTACTACAACAGGAAGTACAATTCTGTTATCAGGTAAATTAACAATATCATTCAAGGGGTATTTTTTGAGATCTATAGTCACCATCAGATCAATACTTATCCTGTAGTATCTGGATATTTTAATCAATAATTCTATTGGAGGCTGTGAAGCACCATCTTCATATTTGGCATATCGACCACGGGTGATTGATAAGTGATCCGCTACCGTTTGTTGAGATAATTTTAATTGATCTCTCAGATACCTGATGTTTTCTGCTAAAACTGACATTGCTATAAATTATAGCAACAAATATAATCATTTTGATATAAATTGTAACTAATTTTGTTCCGTGGAACGATCGATTGTACATATGGACCTGGATACCTTTTTTGTGTCCTGTGAGCGTCTTAATAATTCAGAACTTAACGGAATCCCCCTGATCATCGGAGGTGGGGACCGTGGAGTAGTAGCATCATGTTCCTATGAAGCAAGAAAATTCGGCGTTCGTTCTGCAATGCCTATAAGAATGGCACTTAAACTCTGTCCCGATGCTAAAGTAATCCGTGGAGACCATGAATTGTATTCTAATTTATCTCATTTGGTAACAGAGGTGATCCAAAGTAAAGTTCCGGTCATGGAGAAGGCGAGTGTTGATGAATTTTACCTTGACCTGTCCGGAATGGATCAGTTTTTTGGATGCTATCAGTGGACGAAAGAAATTGCTGCTGCGGTAACCAAAGAAACAGGGCTTCCGATCAGCTTTGCCCTATCCAACAACAAAACCGTTTCAAAAATAGGAAGCGGGGAATCTAAGCCTGAAGGAAAACTGCAAATAGAACCTCAGAATATGCAAGGATTTCTCAATCCTTTATCCATAAGAAAAATTCCGATGGTGGGCAATGCTACCTTTCAGCTTCTTTCGAGAATAGGCATCCGTACCATCCATACTCTATCCGACATGCCTGTCCTGGTGCTGCAGCAGATGATTGGTAAAAACGGAATTGAACTATGGAAAAAAGCAAATGGCATTGATGAAAATCCAGTCATCCCTTATTCGGAAAGAAAATCGATCTCCACAGAAAGGACTTTTTCAAATGATACCATGGATATTATCTCTTTAAAAGGATTAATATCAGGAATGGCAGAGCAGTTGGCTTATCAGCTGCGGAAGGAAAAATGGCTGACTTCAACGGTAACTATTAAGATCCGGTATTCCAATTTTGATACAGAAACCAAACAATGCAAGGTAT is part of the Chryseobacterium paludis genome and encodes:
- the acnA gene encoding aconitate hydratase AcnA, which produces MNTPNAKSVQELTIDGKSYHYSSLKNLPETVDHLPFSIRILLENVLRNYDGFGITNEHIDTLLQWTPAPNDKDIPFKPARILMQDFTGVPAVVDMASLRSEFVRQGKDGQKINPAIPVDLVIDHSVQVDYFGTDYSYDKNVELEFERNKERYEVLKWAQHGLNNFTVVPPGMGICHQVNLEYLAKGVISKDEWLFPDTLVGTDSHTPMVNGIGVIAWGVGGIEAEAAMLGQPIFFTCPEVVGLKLTGKIPDHCTATDMVLSITKILRDKGVVGKFVEVFGDGLDHLTVTDRATISNMSPEFGCTVTYFPIDTRTLEYMHATNRSPEQIKIVEEYCKENLLWRTGKEEIKYSSVAELDLSTLEPTVSGPKRPQDKILVKDLSQRFSEVLKDEHHRNYEPISKRTEYAWLADGGSGTEFTFGKVPIEGEIHSEVIQDSLRTVRIKQNNSEFVLSDGSIVIAAITSCTNTSNPAVMVGAGLLARNAIEKGLRTKSWVKTSLAPGSKVVTKYLERSGLNTDLEALRFHTVGYGCTSCIGNSGPLPPAIATAVDNGELVVASVLSGNRNFEARVHPQVKMNFLMSPMLVVAYALVGHVDINLITDPLDYDPNGQPVYLKDIWPSREEIQKTINECMKQDDFEEVYNVIFDGSEDWQDLEVNLDQNFEWNKNSTYIKEAPFFENIKADPDVVTDIKNARVLLYLGDSVTTDHISPAGSFKEDSAAGSYLKSNNVNKEDFNSYGSRRGNHEVMMRGTFANVRIKNKIADKEGGYSRYLPTGEVKTVFDTAMQYQNDHTPLIILAGKEYGSGSSRDWAAKGTFLLGVTAVIAESFERIHRSNLVGMGVAPLVFNDGESALLLGLDGTETYTITGLEENLTPHKMLNVKAVHPSGKETVFTVKARLDSAIEIEYYKNQGILQYVLRDYLKNN
- a CDS encoding NUDIX hydrolase; its protein translation is MKTSAGILLFKKENNDLFYFLVHPGGPFWKNKDNGAWSIPKGEIEQDEDPLERALVEFKEETGQSVKGEFIELSPIRQKGGKTVYAWAVEGNVETARLFSNSVEIEWPPRSGKLIEIPEVDQWKWFGSEEAKIRINIAQAGLLSELEELITKEK
- a CDS encoding alpha-ketoglutarate-dependent dioxygenase AlkB family protein; protein product: MDQLSLFDADEYYQFPQELLEYTDDFLPENEATALKVFLMETTPWIQTTQKMYDKEVLTPRLTAWYGDEGKAYQLSGTRVVVNPWTSELLALKNRLEHFSGYTFNSVLLNLYRNGNDSVAWHRDRDSRFGNRPVIASLSLGQVRNFDFRKFDDHQVKYSLALSHGSLLIMKGDLQLHWEHRIAKSVKPMQPRINLTFRLIKEL
- a CDS encoding lmo0937 family membrane protein; translation: MRSLLWLVAVICIVVWLLGMLNIIPGISTGYLVHVLLVIAIIVVLYNIISGRKPLD
- a CDS encoding glutathione synthase — encoded protein: MAHQDLHKEDFVPTDNNLYQVEYKKGEIGEGSDLTVEKKNEDGSYEVIQVIIRRFEDSIFISWSEPFDGRIIFEK
- a CDS encoding XRE family transcriptional regulator codes for the protein MSVLAENIRYLRDQLKLSQQTVADHLSITRGRYAKYEDGASQPPIELLIKISRYYRISIDLMVTIDLKKYPLNDIVNLPDNRIVLPVVVDQSGNNSIEIIPQKASMGYLSGYTDPGYIESLQNISLPFLTNGKYRAFPVEGDSMPPFKDGAYIVGKYIEKTEDLKADKTYIFVTLNDGITYKRFKSRKENTIHVGADNPFYEPYDILLNDVLEIWEYACSISTQEFETENNTQNVKDMFLELRKDIKDLNKKFSEL
- the dinB gene encoding DNA polymerase IV is translated as MERSIVHMDLDTFFVSCERLNNSELNGIPLIIGGGDRGVVASCSYEARKFGVRSAMPIRMALKLCPDAKVIRGDHELYSNLSHLVTEVIQSKVPVMEKASVDEFYLDLSGMDQFFGCYQWTKEIAAAVTKETGLPISFALSNNKTVSKIGSGESKPEGKLQIEPQNMQGFLNPLSIRKIPMVGNATFQLLSRIGIRTIHTLSDMPVLVLQQMIGKNGIELWKKANGIDENPVIPYSERKSISTERTFSNDTMDIISLKGLISGMAEQLAYQLRKEKWLTSTVTIKIRYSNFDTETKQCKVSYTSADHTLSRVALELFQKAYTRRMRLRLVGLRFTGLVHGNHQMDLFEDTEELMNLYQSMDYIKNRFGAQAVGRASGFDLENKNRLL